From a region of the Drosophila virilis strain 15010-1051.87 chromosome 3, Dvir_AGI_RSII-ME, whole genome shotgun sequence genome:
- the sls gene encoding uncharacterized protein sls isoform X28: MERRQTLDSSMSSLYSASSSNRQQLQPQSHSQSQSQLDAFNYSATMSSSSPTPSQATSSSLRATTIGTVVVRCGPIQLVIALLQSPEKIYIKVVELEPKITALGDNLDESLHMQREHDETLRNLQSLPGPMEEFVQKADKLLASKRISSELVNAMADTLNIIWQDILNLLQDRQHILHLCTQFHDKMTQCFRRMDQLELACDESILPTEVAGVQEFLNKFKQLRIEMLTGVMAALKDGNELLTQLQELEKLETLDTRPEHIKRDATRAVHQVQQWLEALHDRRNALELAWQTRKTQLEQCLALKLLGRELIELESALQQAKQELNTMYSLGECEHSANQTLLRYREWKQQALLLRDRALKITRAKDKVQAPGHFAGDEDCARAYAVLSGCTEHLDLVDQREHWLQQSRDFFAKAEHTLSVLEKLELELASVKLPPNSPESYAMFAKVSRDVRTFTEEPLRLGYGLLDEVGRTQPETQGIKRVLDELENRKAYVEGICANSSEDHQRVQRALSEFLAQHNELLAWLRASGQLQLQQSVSMGRNLHQAKQFLLQHHELMQDLEIKGELINLLLESIKQHLESLSPQQRYDVDSKAEALHKHWIELKDLVLKRVDYVSLLIQFFEQANELSSQLDHVQRQLLQTPDEHKLQFLQATWANIAASYAELKSSGQRFINLKIVDPYLETKSSVQAVEETLNGFSKRQLDVTSSLENWTTSIAEKREVEYLLEKVMSDNEETVAKSTQVDTQLYPVFSTSSLDSKQLLTSTREKLTYVTQDIERAQEEIQQRIQTTLSIQTKDQQSLTKIEQVINNLRMLKAKLDGIKYDYRTLLESVLQFLENIVQLRREVDAYFAKQQPTTTAGPSSGVERTIAEHEKFRDHCMDKFRSLITQSELLIDRVRVLEPPGAREIDTDRILKLLENLRIHFESNSSATMSTLERLEKIEQFRSDLEDIDRSLDSVSKQLHDINGQSVDSLAAAKTTSLAFEYFERTIELLEKRIEKFSESTSQQLLISNPESESYVKDELRKLNDKWQSFKDQVKQKRKSLNQANEFFEVVEKIDAEYREISYFYNSVSNKVPYLRDAVEASNLVNDIEKYVTSRESALRSKLDSASQCAHDMNKVSTLYNDVMNIFQAFIKLKMDINTVQERLKQEQRQREQRERESREQAEREQAKREAEARERLAQEERTRLEAQRQQAAIEQAQRELAARQLSLREQAVREEEARLQAVREQAAREQFAREQAAREEEQRIQTLRDIAKREEELRMQALREEEARLHTKREDEARLKREEEIRLRREEEIRLQREEESRQKRENEARIQREEITRLQTLRDQVDQQRIVTENIRKDIQVNQIFTELRYASPLFVRPLKDTLTREGERFVFECEVTGTPEPSVEWFKDGISIQNNADYKTSFDKGICRLVIEETFAADTARFSCRASNLVGTCDTNATLTVRENVAELQLVPPRILRFLETGKATEGTSFQFSCVVSGVPLPTVQWFKNDKCIDDSPDYVISYNNGEAQLRFDEVFLEDDAVYTCSASNPAGIEHCSASLIVEPLEPTELPCFKMPLQNAMARVGQKIKLEAMVSGIPQPEICWLHNGKPFQPRDSKYENGRVTLTIPQAYPNDAGSYVLSAKNLAGEAYSSCNIIVKGRLPNETSDSEMASDIEPIRPAVHMPLKDVSIFEGKPVRLDCVIVGQPEPEVIWYHNERPVKESADVQLLFQGDRCSLFIQEVYQEDAGNYKVVAINSAGETSSSCDLKVTPLNMSEPATRAHVERQSLPKETQPKFERLLSDVLADEGERVVLEVQTSGDQPLSAQWYLTNKELQLDDRVATQSDAEAGIFKLILNNVAASDKGVYTVKVSNNAGDAKCFSHLIVKSVNAPENRRGSQSSVEIVERHLCPEFKELFSDKQAHIDDVVKFECIVLGKPTPKVHWYFNDQPVHGHNFLVSTSGDRQVLTIQQLTHDAVGKISCMAENEAGKATCVAFLNIIGSGPLPASSDVQTMTQEHNTESSRVTIKKQTFTTTSTSQVNSYEGNVPQTEVHHSSAHIDQSLKQLGQQRPEIVESHQYQELHKSKEMNSPSVHQKSFTLVQSSSNGALTMPESPTRLRKEIAPRFTTPLTGKIVDQGVNVSMEAIYDGYPSPEIKVEKNGDQLFENAHTKISNKFNRVTIELKEVGVADAGRYAVTASNAVGQSTSTADLVVKKTIFPPVFGRRLQAQVSKKGERLIMEVEVTGLPDPTVTWLKDDKPLKDAGISEHRLLAQGNSYKLIIEKAQTTDSGKYMVRATNAGGEAKSIADCAILEPSPERMQEVVKTIIYEAPASEFKTENHFKTEPQSYQTNQTDATTANDLHGLSESKVITEHRCTTEATMRLEHKSTNLDLPELNMRPKTPTTTTTNTNNTASMDQTDTQASYKTGVTQTPPPVPPKPCTPVVATTFGQQPQPQPQQQAQLQTQINTRYESSTSEHKSSSSFEYFKKIDEETRPKPMGLRPLETVVRQPQAQTLAEELRSMNLIPGAPPEFCYTPKTEKQLSKQPLIHEKIKILEEVQPREPPPQGGVPVFPPPLNLQSVQHETTLTKEIKVEYGQPIVRPAAVLATPAQQNTRSPSPKPSAEGVAMSKLWTPSGTAGYTSDVEQKTEQQISIAKLATPTPTKELNAPFLVQQVAKTITQPAPLTPAPAAITRLVNIELEPGTPPEICYAPKQQDEARRHSLVESMEQKLEQNLLQGPSKVLPHSVPTLTPVTAPKSNGSVYRPPPPVMPTRLGAHYESDYESDRYKYSGSESDEPGNRARQQQATMETSFKSSGYAADTEEHSSYRKSESSFYETKSSSTTNAAPTQAKLQPEPPAQLYFTPKAQAPQQTSYNQEAKNYKYTSSSMTSNMQQSSSSSTHHETKYSSNATPLVTSSPVPAQRKTPAAEFSDYSSEVDERFRSVSRANESDSDIKGYRVVFPPTPTPRTNIANGHKSPVVVVTPSPMEFEPTPPQLGSYTRPKFEPIGKEIRHEIKTETSSKQYQTSQQQQQQQHVFKPKPVAAKFIAATQQQQQPLPSSRPTMYYNAVAGAPMHMAKVAHETKNVMQMHESTESSQRVVNMQQTKRVIHFDSQHQQQQPPQTALEPFPYSPAGSRTPSRQSHLPPPATPTKFIPGEFRESDYESEVEGARIQPLWSPYGDGLTKGYRRVAPPQTAGRSCSLPRTYERVLSPMEFDRGPEMPSKIHVDVNTLRKEQRGGSTVTTQHRTQSLNRNSTMRQQQYGSRQQDGSVDQTDQQQQLRAGTLPRYGYSTLHEQAEGQGKRMGSTFLQKSHQFIEDVSRDLQSQQSSSNGHVLRPGFRRAPSEGSNQPQAYRDESRVSQYGTKCVDPNTGLIYFKYDFGYEFGILFPGEGHKFVSSQWNSKGTHNSINNNGRHSPYPLKLAAGNELIIPVQHERTQAKPSASATPHGYSSDSETQRRGYGRTRSPMAPRFAHKRYSLPSCHSLDIHLDRLHAQAPRLPPEQLVRTVPELPNTEPVNAHLNRDEQAQRPPLFITPLKDIAVGVGGTARFECIVQSHPQPQVNWTHNGGHLEQSSRHVIEYRNGVCRLTLPQAYPDDNGSYVCSARNPLGTASTSGSLNVSSTNRGFRY; encoded by the exons ATGGAACGTCGCCAAACGTTAGACTCATCGATGTCTTCACTGTACTCGGCCAGCTCCTCGAATCGCCAGCAACTGCAGCCCCAGTCACACTCTCAGTCACAATCCCAGCTAGACGCCTTCAATTATTCAGCAACAATGTCATCATCGTCGCCAACGCCAAGCCAGGCGACGTCCTCCTCCCTGCGTGCCACCACCATTGGCACCGTTGTCGTACGTTGTGGACCCATCCAGCTGGTGATAGCGCTCTTGCAA AGTCCCGAAAAGATTTATATCAAGGTTGTGGAGCTGGAGCCAAAGATCACAGCGCTTGGCGACAACCTGGATGAGTCGCTGCACATGCAAAGAGAGCACGATGAGACGCTGCGTAATCTACAG AGCCTGCCCGGGCCTATGGAGGAGTTTGTGCAAAAGGCCGATAAACTGTTGGCCAGCAAACGAATCAGCTCGGAGCTGGTCAATGCCATGGCGGACACACTGAACATCATTTGGCAGGATATTTTGAATCTGCTGCAGGATCGCCAGCACATTTTGCATCTGTGCACACAGTTTCACGACAAGATGACACAGTGTTTTAGACGCATGGATCAGCTGGAGCTAGCCTGCGACGAGTCAATACTGCCCACGGAGGTGGCTGGCGTTCAAGAGTTCCTCAACAAGTTCAAACAGCTTCGCATTGAGATGCTGACCGGCGTCATGGCAGCGCTTAAGGATGGCAATGAGCTATTGACTCAATTACAGGAGCTGGAGAAGCTCGAAACGCTGGACACGCGACCGGAGCACATCAAGCGGGATGCAACACGAGCCGTACACCAAGTGCAACAGTGGCTGGAGGCGCTGCACGATCGTCGCAATGCACTAGAGTTGGCCTGGCAAACGCGCAAGACCCAGCTAGAGCAGTGTCTGGCCCTGAAGTTGCTTGGCCGTGAGCTAATCGAACTGGAGTCGGCGCTGCAGCAGGCCAAGCAGGAACTGAACACCATGTACAGCCTGGGCGAGTGCGAGCACTCGGCGAACCAGACATTGCTCAGGTATCGGGAGTGGAAACAGCAGGCTTTGCTGCTGCGCGATCGTGCCTTGAAGATAACGCGTGCCAAGGATAAAGTCCAGGCACCAGGTCACTTTGCTGGGGATGAGGATTGTGCGCGCGCCTATGCGGTGCTCAGTGGTTGCACAGAGCACCTGGATCTCGTGGATCAGCGAGAGCATTGGTTGCAGCAGTCACGCGATTTCTTTGCCAAGGCGGAGCACACGCTCAGCGTGCTGGAAAAACTGGAACTAGAGCTGGCCAGCGTCAAGCTGCCGCCCAATTCACCCGAAAGTTACGCAATGTTTGCCAAGGTGTCACGAGATGTGCGCACCTTTACCGAGGAGCCACTGCGTTTAGGCTATGGCCTATTGGATGAGGTGGGACGCACACAGCCAGAGACTCAGGGAATCAAGCGTGTGCTGGACGAATTGGAGAACCGCAAGGCCTATGTTGAGGGCATCTGTGCGAACAGCAGCGAGGACCATCAACGCGTTCAACGTGCACTGTCTGAATTTCTGGCGCAGCACAACGAGCTGCTCGCTTGGTTGCGTGCCTccggccagctgcagctgcagcagagcGTGAGCATGGGTCGCAATTTGCATCAGGCTAAGCAATTTCTGCTCCAACATCATGAGCTAATGCAGGATCTGGAG ATCAAGGGTGAGCTCATTAATCTCCTGTTGGAGTCCATCAAACAGCATTTGGAGTCGCTCAGTCCACAGCAGCGCTACGATGTGGACTCCAAGGCTGAGGCATTACACAAGCACTGGATAGAGCTGAAGGATCTGGTGCTCAAGCGAGTCGACTATGTTTCCCTGCTCATACAGTTCTTTGAGCAGGCCAACGAGCTCTCTAGTCAGCTGGATCACGTGCAGCGTCAGCTGCTCCAAACGCCAGATGAGCACAAGCTGCAGTTCCTACAGGCCACATGGGCCAACATCGCCGCCAGCTACGCTGAACTTAAGTCTTCTGGCCAGCGATTCATCAACTTAAAA ATTGTGGATCCATATCTCGAGACGAAATCCTCAGTACAGGCAGTGGAAGAGACGCTAAACGGCTTCAGTAAGCGGCAGCTCGACGTGACGAGCAGTCTGGAAAATTGGACAACGAGCATTGCGGAAAAGCGCGAAGTGGAATATCTACTTGAGAAAGTCATGAGCGATAACGAGGAG ACCGTGGCCAAGAGCACGCAGGTGGATACACAACTGTATCCGGTGTTCAGCACATCCAGCTTGGACTCCAAGCAGCTGCTGACGAGCACACGCGAGAAGCTCACCTATGTGACGCAGGACATAGAACGTGCCCAGGAGGAGATACAGCAGCGCATCCAAACGACGCTGAGCATACAGACAAAGGATCAGCAGTCGCTTACCAAGATCGAGCAGGTGATCAACAATTTGCGCATGCTGAAAGCAAAGTTGGATGGCATCAAATACGACTATCGCACGCTGCTGGAGAGTGTGCTGCAGTTCCTCGAGAACATTGTGCAGCTGCGCCGAGAGGTCGATGCGTACTTTGCCAAGCAGCAGCCGACGACGACAGCGGGCCCATCTTCGGGCGTGGAGCGCACCATAGCCGAGCATGAGAAATTCCGCGATCACTGCATGGATAAATTTAGATCGTTAATCACACAATCCGAACTGCTGATCGATCGTGTGCGGGTATTGGAGCCGCCGGGCGCTCGCGAAATCGACACTGATCGCATTTTGAAGTTGTTGGAGAATTTGCGCATTCACTTCGAATCGAATAGCAGCGCCACAATGTCGACTCTGGAGCGTCTCGAGAAGATCGAGCAATTCCGCAGCGATCTGGAGGATATCGATCGCAGTCTGGACAGCGTCAGCAAGCAGTTGCACGATATTAATGGACAGAGTGTCGATAGTTTGGCAGCTGCCAAGACCACGTCGCTGGCATTCGAGTATTTTGAACGTACCATAGAG CTGCTCGAGAAACGCATTGAGAAGTTCAGCGAGTCGACGAGCCAACAGCTGCTTATTAGCAATCCCGAAAGCGAATCGTATGTTAAGGACGAGCTGCGCAAGCTCAACGATAAATGGCAAAGCTTCAAGGATCAGGTGAAGCAGAAACGAAAGAGCCTCAACCAGGCAAACGAGTTCTTCGAAGTTGTCGAAAAG ATCGATGCGGAGTACCGCGAGATTAGCTATTTTTACAACAGCGTTTCCAACAAAGTGCCCTATTTGCGTGATGCCGTCGAGGCCTCCAATTTGGTAAATGACATTGAGAAGTATGTGACCAGTCGGGAGTCTGCGCTGCGCTCTAAGTTGGACAGCGCATCGCAGTGTGCCCACGACATGAACAAGGTGTCTACGCTGTACAACGACGTGATGAACATTTTCCAAGCGTTTATCAAGCTGAAGATGGACATAAATACGGTGCAGGAGCGCCTGAAGCAGGAGCAGCGCCAGCGGGAGCAACGCGAGCGCGAGTCACGCGAACAGGCGGAACGAGAGCAAGCAAAGCGTGAGGCAGAGGCCAGGGAGCGACTGGCACAGGAGGAGCGTACGCGCTTGGAGGCGCAACGTCAACAGGCGGCCATCGAGCAGGCGCAGCGCGAGCTGGCGGCGAGACAATTATCACTGCGCGAACAGGCTGTGCGCGAGGAGGAGGCACGTCTGCAGGCGGTGCGTGAGCAGGCGGCCCGAGAACAATTCGCACGGGAGCAGGCCGCTCGCGAAGAGGAGCAACGCATACAGACGCTGCGCGACATAGCCAAGCGGGAGGAGGAGCTGCGCATGCAGGCTCTGCGTGAGGAGGAGGCGCGACTGCATACCAAGCGGGAAGACGAGGCGAGACTGAAGCGTGAGGAAGAAATCAGACTAAGGCGTGAAGAGGAAATCAGGCTGCAGCGTGAAGAGGAGTCCAGACAAAAGCGGGAGAACGAAGCGCGCATACAGCGTGAGGAAATAACGCGCCTACAAACCCTGCGCGATCAGGTGGATCAGCAACGCATTGTCACGGAGAACATACGCAAGGACATTCAGGTGAATCAGATCTTCACGGAGCTTCGTTATGCTTCGCCGCTGTTTGTGCGCCCGCTCAAGGATACGCTGACCCGCGAGGGCGAACGTTTTGTGTTCGAGTGCGAGGTCACCGGCACACCAGAGCCGAGTGTCGAATGGTTCAAGGATGGCATCAGCATACAGAACAATGCAGATTACAAAACCAGCTTTGACAAGGGCATTTGCCGTCTGGTCATTGAGGAGACCTTTGCCGCAGACACGGCACGCTTTAGCTGCCGTGCCTCCAATCTGGTGGGCACTTGCGACACAAATGCCACGTTGACGGTGCGCGAGAACGTCGCcgagctgcagctggtgcCGCCACGCATCTTGCGCTTCCTGGAGACCGGCAAGGCCACCGAGGGCACCTCCTTCCAGTTTTCGTGCGTGGTCAGTGGTGTGCCCCTGCCCACCGTTCAATGGTTCAAGAATGACAAATGCATCGACGATTCGCCGGACTATGTCATCAGCTATAACAATGGCGAGGCTCAGTTGCGGTTCGACGAAGTTTTCCTTGAGGATGATGCGGTCTATACCTGCAGTGCCTCCAATCCCGCTGGCATAGAGCACTGCTCGGCTAGCCTGATTGTCGAAC CACTAGAACCCACTGAGCTGCCCTGCTTCAAGATGCCGCTGCAGAACGCGATGGCGCGTGTCGGACAGAAGATCAAGCTGGAGGCCATGGTCAGCGGTATACCACAGCCCGAAATTTGTTGGCTGCACAATGGCAAGCCGTTTCAGCCACGCGACTCAAAA TACGAAAACGGTCGCGTTACGCTCACAATCCCCCAAGCTTATCCCAACGACGCCGGATCCTACGTATTAAGTGCCAAGAACTTAGCTGGCGAGGCTTATAGCAGTTGTAACATCATTGTCAAGGGTCGTCTGCCAAACGAGACGTCCGATTCTGAGATGGCCAGCGATATTGAGCCCATCAGGCCGGCGGTACACATGCCGCTGAAAGATGTGTCCATATTTGAGGGCAAGCCCGTGCGCTTGGACTGCGTGATTGTGGGCCAGCCGGAGCCAGAGGTCATTTGGTATCACAATGAGCGACCCGTTAAGGAGTCGGCGGATGTGCAGCTACTGTTCCAGGGTGATCGCTGCTCCCTGTTCATCCAGGAGGTGTACCAAGAGGACGCGGGCAATTACAAAGTGGTTGCCATCAATTCGGCGGGTGAAACGTCAAGCAGCTGTGATCTGAAGGTGACACCGCTGAACATGTCGGAGCCAGCAACCAGAGCACATGTCGAACGTCAATCGCTGCCAAAGGAAACGCAGCCCAAATTTGAGCGTCTACTCTCCGATGTGCTCGCCGATGAGGGCGAGCGGGTGGTGCTGGAGGTGCAGACCAGCGGCGATCAGCCGTTAAGCGCACAGTGGTATCTCACCAACaaagagctgcagctggatGATCGTGTCGCCACCCAATCCGATGCCGAGGCGGGCATATTTAAGCTCATTCTTAATAATGTGGCTGCCAGCGACAAAGGCGTCTACACGGTCAAGGTCTCGAACAACGCTGGCGATGCCAAGTGCTTCTCGCATCTGATTGTCAAGTCCGTGAATGCCCCTGAGAACCGTCGAGGCAGTCAGTCATCTGTGGAAATTGTCGAGCGACATCTGTGCCCCGAGTTCAAGGAGCTCTTTAGTGACAAGCAGGCGCACATCGACGATGTGGTCAAGTTCGAGTGCATTGTGCTGGGCAAGCCTACGCCCAAGGTGCATTGGTATTTCAATGACCAGCCGGTGCATGGACACAACTTTTTGGTCTCCACCAGCGGTGATCGTCAGGTGTTGACCATACAGCAGTTAACCCACGATGCCGTCGGCAAGATCAGCTGCATGGCCGAGAATGAGGCGGGTAAAGCCACCTGTGTGGCCTTCCTAAACATTATTGGCAGCGGTCCGTTGCCCGCCTCCAGCGATGTGCAGACCATGACCCAGGAGCATAATACTGAATCTTCGCGCGTGACCATCAAGAAGCAAACCTTTACAACCACATCCACATCCCAGGTAAACTCATATGAGGGAAATGTGCCACAAACTGAGGTGCATCACTCCTCCGCGCACATAGATCAGTCTCTCAAGCAGCTAGGACAACAGCGACCGGAAATTGTCGAGAGCCATCAATACCAGGAGCTGCACAAGAGCAAGGAGATGAACAGTCCCAGCGTTCACCAGAAATCTTTTACGCTGGTGCAGTCCTCCTCCAATGGAGCGCTGACAATGCCCGAATCGCCAACGCGACTGCGCAAGGAGATAGCGCCGCGTTTCACCACGCCGCTAACGGGAAAAATTGTGGATCAGGGCGTCAATGTCAGCATGGAGGCAATCTACGATGGTTATCCCTCGCCTGAAATCAAGGTGGAGAAAAATGGCGACCAGCTGTTTgaaaatgcacacacaaaaatatcaAACAAATTCAATCGTGTAACCATTGAATTAAAGGAAGTCGGCGTGGCCGATGCGGGACGCTACGCAGTGACCGCATCCAATGCGGTGGGACAGTCCACTAGCACAGCGGATCTGGTGGTGAAAA AGACCATCTTTCCGCCAGTCTTTGGCCGACGTTTGCAGGCGCAGGTCAGCAAAAAGGGTGAGCGATTAATAATGGAAGTGGAAGTAACTGGACTACCGGATCCAACAGTCACTTGGCTGAAGGATGATAAGCCACTCAAGGATGCTGGCATCTCAGAGCATCGCCTGCTTGCCCAGGGCAACTCATACAAGCTGATCATCGAGAAAG CCCAAACGACGGACTCGGGCAAGTATATGGTGAGGGCAACGAATGCTGGCGGCGAGGCCAAGAGCATTGCGGACTGTGCTATATTGGAGCCATCGCCTGAGCGAATGCAGGAGGTGGTGAAGACGATCATATATGAGGCGCCCGCAAGTGAATTCAAAACTGAA AACCACTTCAAGACAGAGCCCCAGTCATATCAGACCAATCAAACCGATGCAACCACTGCCAACGATCTGCATGGCCTGTCCGAGTCGAAAGTAATCACTGAGCATCGTTGCACCACCGAGGCAACAATGCGTCTAGAGCACAAATCGACAAATCTAGATCTGCCCGAGCTGAATATGCGACCAAAGACAccaaccaccaccaccaccaacaccaacaacactGCCAGCATGGATCAGACCGATACACAGGCCAGTTACAAAACTGGAGTTACACAAACCCCGCCGCCAGTGCCACCCAAGCCCTGTACGCCCGTTGTAGCCACGACTTTTGgccagcagccacagccacaaccacaacaacaagcgcagCTGCAGACGCAAATCAACACCAGATATGAGAGCAGCACCAGCGAACATAAATCGTCCTCATCCTTTGAGTACTTCAAGAAAATTGATGAGGAAACCCGACCTAAGCCCATGGGACTTCGGCCTTTGGAGACGGTGGTGCGTCAGCCGCAGGCTCAGACTTTGGCAGAGGAGCTGAGAAGCATGAATCTCATACCAGGAGCACCCCCTGAGTTCTGTTACACGCCAAAAACAGAGAAGCAACTGTCTAAGCAGCCGCTCATCCATGAAAAGATCAAGATACTGGAGGAAGTGCAGCCAAGAGAGCCACCACCACAGGGTGGCGTGCCCGTCTTTCCGCCGCCCCTGAACCTGCAGAGCGTGCAGCATGAAACAACACTAACCAAAGAGATCAAGGTGGAGTACGGACAGCCAATTGTGCGGCCGGCAGCGGTCTTGGCGACTCCTGCACAGCAAAATACGCGCTCGCCATCGCCGAAGCCATCGGCTGAAGGCGTGGCCATGTCGAAACTGTGGACGCCAAGCGGCACCGCTGGCTACACGAGCGATGTGGAGCAGAAAACAGAGCAGCAGATCAGCATCGCCAAGTTGGCCACACCCACGCCCACCAAGGAGCTGAATGCGCCCTTCCTGGTTCAGCAGGTGGCCAAAACTATTACGCAGCCGGCACCATTGACGCCTGCACCGGCTGCAATTACCCGATTGGTGAACATAGAACTTGAGCCGGGTACACCGCCAGAGATTTGCTATGCTCCCAAGCAGCAAGATGAAGCGCGTCGCCATTCGCTGGTGGAGAGCATGGAGCAGAAACTGGAACAGAATCTCCTACAGGGTCCCAGCAAGGTGCTGCCGCATTCGGTGCCCACCTTAACGCCTGTCACGGCGCCCAAATCCAACGGCTCCGTCTACCGCCCACCGCCACCGGTCATGCCCACTCGCCTGGGCGCACACTACGAAAGCGACTACGAGAGCGATCGATACAAGTACAGCGGCAGCGAGTCCGACGAGCCGGGCAATCGGGCGCGTCAGCAACAGGCCACCATGGAGACATCGTTCAAGTCGAGTGGCTACGCAGCGGACACGGAGGAGCACTCTAGCTATCGCAAGTCAGAGAGTAGCTTCTACGAAACCAAGTCCTCGTCAACGACGAACGCTGCACCAACGCAAGCCAAGTTGCAGCCAGAGCCACCGGCGCAGCTCTACTTTACGCCAAAGGCTCAGGCTCCTCAGCAAACGAGCTACAATCAGGAGGCGAAG AATTACAAATACACCTCGTCGAGCATGACGAGCAACAtgcagcagagcagcagcagctccaccCATCATGAGACCAAGTACTCATCGAATGCCACGCCCCTGGTGACGTCCAGCCCGGTGCCGGCACAGCGTAAGACGCCCGCGGCGGAGTTCAGCGACTACAGTAGCGAGGTGGATGAGCGTTTCCGTTCGGTGTCGCGAGCCAATGAATCGGACTCGGATATCAAGGGCTATCGCGTGGTATTCCCACCCACGCCCACACCGCGCACCAACATTGCCAACGGTCACAAATCGCCGGTGGTGGTGGTGACGCCTTCGCCCATGGAGTTTGAGCCGACGCCACCGCAGCTGGGCAGCTATACGCGCCCCAAATTCGAGCCCATTGGCAAGGAGATACGCCACGAGATCAAAACCGAGACTAGCTCCAAGCAGTATCAGAcaagtcagcagcagcagcagcaacaacatgtcTTCAAGCCGAAGCCTGTGGCGGCCAAGTTTATAGCCGccacacagcaacagcagcagccgctgcccaGCTCACGCCCAACCATGTACTACAATGCGGTAGCAGGTGCGCCCATGCACATGGCCAAGGTGGCCCACGAGACGAAGAATGTGATGCAGATGCACGAGTCCACGGAGAGCTCCCAGCGGGTTGTCAATATGCAGCAGACCAAGCGCGTCATTCACTTCGACAgccaacatcagcagcagcagccgccgcaaaCAGCTCTGGAGCCGTTCCCCTATAGCCCGGCCGGCAGTCGAACGCCCTCGCGTCAATCGCATTTGCCACCgccggccacgcccaccaagTTTATACCAGGCGAGTTCCGGGAGAGCGACTACGAGAGCGAAGTGGAAGGCGCACGCATTCAGCCGCTCTGGTCACCATACGGCGATGGCTTGACGAAGGGCTATCGCCGTGTGGCTCCGCCGCAGACTGCGGGTCGCTCCTGCAGCCTCCCGCGCACCTATGAACGTGTGCTCTCGCCCATGGAGTTCGACCGTGGTCCGGAAATGCCCAGCAAGATACACGTGGATGTGAATACGCTGCGTAAGGAGCAACGCGGCGGCAGCACCGTGACCACACAGCATCGCACCCAGTCCCTCAATCGCAACAGCACGatgaggcagcagcagtaCGGCAGCCGGCAGCAGGATGGCTCCGTGGACCAGAcggatcagcagcagcagctacgaGCGGGCACCTTG